DNA from Variovorax sp. V213:
CCAACTACTTCGAGACCATCGCTTTCGTGAATGCGCTGGCCTTCATTGCCCACACGCAAGACCATCACCCGGACCTGTCGGTGCACTACAACCGCTGCGCCGTGCGCTTCAACACGCACGACGTGGGCGGACTGTCGGTCACCGACTTCGAGTGCGCGCGCCAGGCGGACGCGCTGGTTGCGGGCCCCACCGCATGACGGAACACGCCCGTGGCTAAACCGGGCCGCGCCACTGCCTTTGCAGCCACAGCTGCGAAGACACTCCACGATGGTCTCGTTGTTGCCAGCCATGGGCGTCATTGCCTTGTCGAAACACCGACTGGCGAGCGGCTGATCTGCCACCCGCGCGGCAAGAAGAGCCAGGCCGTGGTCGGTGACCGCGTGCGCTGGCAGGCCACGGAGGACGAAGGCACCATCGAAGAGGTCGTGCCGCGGCGCAACCTCTTCTACCGGCAGGACGAGATCCGCACCAAGTCGTTTGCCGCCAACCTCGACCATGTGCTGATCCTGATCGCGGCCGAGCCGGAGTTTTCCGAGCACCAGCTGGCGCGCGCATTGATTGCGGCGGAGGCCGAGCGCATCACTCCGATCATCGCGCTCAACAAGAGCGACCTGGTCGAGCCCTTCGCGCGCGCATGGAACAAGCTGGCGCCCTATCGCCGCATGCATCACGGCGTGCTGCCGCTGTCGCTGAAGGCGTCGGGCGAAGCAGACTATGCCTCGCTGATGAAATTGCTTGCCGGCAAGTCGACCCTCGTGCTCGGACCCTCCGGCTCGGGCAAGAGCACCCTGACCAACCTGCTGGTGCCGGGCGCGACCGTGCTGACGCAAGAGATTTCGCAGGCGTTGAACTCAGGCAAGCACACGACCACCAGCACCACCTGGTACTGGATCGACGAAGCGCGCACCACCGGCCTGATCGACTCGCCCGGCTTCCAGGAATTCGGCTTGAACCACATCGCGCCGATGCAGCTTGCGAGCCTGATGCCAGACATTGCCGAGCACGCCAACGACTGCAAGTTCTACAACTGCACCCACCTGCACGAGCCGGGCTGCGGCGTGATCGCGAATGTGGATTCGCCCGCCAGGCCGGGGCCGATCAGCGCAACGCGCTACAAGATTTATGGCGAGCTCTTCGCCGAATTGAGCCAGTCGCGCTACTGAACGCCCAGGATCGATTCGAGTGCCTGCACCAGCGCCCCGCACTGCTCCCGCGTGCCGATGCTGATGCGCAGGTACTGCGCAATGCGCGGCTGCCTGAAATGCCGCACCAGCACTGCGCGCTCGCGCAGCTGCGCCGCGAGTTCGGCCGCGTCGCGCTTCGGATGGCGCGCAAATACGAAGTTGGCCTGGGAAGGCAGCACTTCGAAGCCCAGGTCTTCGAGCTGCAGGCTGAGCCCTTCGCGGGTGTCGACGACCTTGTCGCGCGTGGTCTTGAACCAGTCTTCGTCCTCGAGCGCTGCCACCGTGCCCGCCGTGGCGAGCCGGTCGAGCGGATAGGAATTGAAGCTGTCCTTGACGCGCACCAGCGCATCGATCAGATGCGCCTGGCCGCAGGCAAAGCCGACGCGCAAACCCGCCAGCGAGCGCGACTTGGACAAGGTCTGCACCACCAGCAGGTTCGGATACTTGCCGACCAGCGGCAGCGCACTCTCGCCGCCGAAATCGACATACGCCTCGTCCACCAGCACCACGCGCCCGGGGCATGCCGCGAGCAGCTGCTCGATGCGCGCGAGCGGCAGCCCAATGCCCGTGGGTGCATTCGGATTGGCGATCACGAGGCCGGCACAGCCGCCGCTGACACGGGCTGCCATGGCATCGACATCGATGCGCAGGCCCTCATCGACGGGCAGCAGTTCGCATGCAATGCCATAGAGCTGCGCATAGACCCGGTAGAAGCTGTAGCTCACATCGGGCATCAGCAACGGCTCGGCCTGCTGGAAGAAAGCGAAGAAGGCGTGCGCCAGCACCTCGTCCGAACCGTTGCCCGCAAACACCTGGTCGGCTTGCAGCCCGTGGCGCCGCGCCACCGCCTCTCGCACGGCGAGCGAGGTCGGGTCGGGGTAGCGCTCCAGGCCGCTCGCTGCCGCTTGCTGGATGGCGTCGATGGCGCGCGGCGACGCCGGGTACGGGTTCTCGTTGGTGTTGAGCTTGACGAGGTTGGCGATGCGCGGCTGCTCGCCGGGCACATAGGGTTCGAGCGCGCCGATGCGCGGGCTCCAGAAAGCCGGTACGGAGGTGGCCATGGCGTTTCGGGGCTTTCTCAGCCGAGCAGCCGGGCCAACGTGAGCAGGGCCAGCAGCACCATCCACATCACCACCGAGCGCCAGACCAGGCCGACCACGCTGCGCAGGTGGCCGGGCTCGGGCTCGCGGCCCGGCGTGCTGCCGCTGTCGGGCCGGCGGCCGTCGTCCATCGAATCGCCGGCCTGCGCGCGCGGCAGCGGATCGGTGATCGGAATGGGGCTCAATGCACCGCCCCCCAGGCGCACGTTGACCGCGCCCGAGGTCGCCGCAAGGATCACGCCGTCGTTCTCGCTCGGGAAGCGCCGCGCGTCGTTGCGCCAGCAATCGATGGCCTCTTCGAAGCTCCCGACAACGGCGAAGCCCAGTGCGGTGATGCGCGCGGGCAGCCAGTCGATCGCGTGCCAGGCGCGCTCCGCGGCCCGCTGCACCGAGACGCTCGAAGGCTGTATGGCGGCGCCGTTCTTGTGCATCCAGTAGCGCGACACGAATTCGCTCATGCGATAGAACGCCGCACCGGCCGGCCCCAGGCCCAGGGCGGCGAGTATCGAGAACCACGCCAGCACGCCGAACACGTGGCGATGCGCCGCGATCACCGAATGCTCGATCACGTGGCGGACGATTTCGCTGCGCGGCAGGTCGGCCGCATCGACACCCTGCCAGTGCGCCAGCAGCGAACGCGCGAGCGGCTCGTCGCCTTCGTCGAGCGCGTCGCGAATGTCCGTGAAGTGGTGGCTGAACTGGCGAAACCCGAGCGTGACGTAGAGCACCGCAATGCTCCAGAGCACGGCGAACGGCAGCCCGAGCGTGAACACCAGCAGCCAGTGGATGCCCAGCGTCAACAAGGTGGGCACGAACACCGCAAGGGCCCACGCGACCCATCCGTGATGCGGCTTGCCGGCATCGAAGTTGCGGCTGGTCCAGCGCGTCCACGCCAGCACGCCGCCGTACACCGGGTTGCGAGAGGCGAGCGGGCGCACCTGCTCGATCAGCAACGCACACAGGATGGCAAAGAAGCTCATCCTTCGATGATAGCGAGAGAGCTTGCGAGGGCCCCGGCCCGGGCCGAGGTCAGGCGCTGAGGAAGCGATAGAGGTTGCGCAGCATGCCTGCGGTGGCGCCCCAGACGAAGCGCTCTTCGGCGCCGTCCTGGTAGGGCATCGAGTACCACTCGCGGTGGGTGCCGTCGGGCGCGGGCACCGTATGGCGGCGGTGGTTGGCCGGATCCATGAGCCAGGCCAGCGGCACCTCGAAGGCCAGCGCCACTTCGTGGGGATTGATGGTGAGCTCGAAGTCGGGCTCCACCAGCGCGACGACGGGCGTCACGATGAACGACGTGACGGTCGTGTAGGTCGGAAGGCTTCCAAGCACTTCGATGAACCGGGCCGACAGGCCCACTTCTTCCCAGGCTTCGCGCAATGCTGCCGCCGCGGTGTTCGCGTCCTCGGGATCGACACGGCCGCCCGGGAACGCGACCTGCCCCGAATGATTGGACAGGTGCGCGGTACGTTCGGTCAGCAGCACGGTTGCGCCTTGCGGCCGCTGCACGAT
Protein-coding regions in this window:
- a CDS encoding CoA pyrophosphatase, with the translated sequence MPFAPVEPVNAVVPPTLLSIDPRKAPVVGGPDGLPAVAPAQLTTEALRRRFATPPEWAPELRREPRLIDRAPAQAAVLVPIVQRPQGATVLLTERTAHLSNHSGQVAFPGGRVDPEDANTAAAALREAWEEVGLSARFIEVLGSLPTYTTVTSFIVTPVVALVEPDFELTINPHEVALAFEVPLAWLMDPANHRRHTVPAPDGTHREWYSMPYQDGAEERFVWGATAGMLRNLYRFLSA
- a CDS encoding CobD/CbiB family protein; this encodes MSFFAILCALLIEQVRPLASRNPVYGGVLAWTRWTSRNFDAGKPHHGWVAWALAVFVPTLLTLGIHWLLVFTLGLPFAVLWSIAVLYVTLGFRQFSHHFTDIRDALDEGDEPLARSLLAHWQGVDAADLPRSEIVRHVIEHSVIAAHRHVFGVLAWFSILAALGLGPAGAAFYRMSEFVSRYWMHKNGAAIQPSSVSVQRAAERAWHAIDWLPARITALGFAVVGSFEEAIDCWRNDARRFPSENDGVILAATSGAVNVRLGGGALSPIPITDPLPRAQAGDSMDDGRRPDSGSTPGREPEPGHLRSVVGLVWRSVVMWMVLLALLTLARLLG
- a CDS encoding 4a-hydroxytetrahydrobiopterin dehydratase produces the protein MSSMFKPKDWKSIPPRHALSATEIVSGLAKLDGWKLSGDGANVAIEKTFTFANYFETIAFVNALAFIAHTQDHHPDLSVHYNRCAVRFNTHDVGGLSVTDFECARQADALVAGPTA
- the rsgA gene encoding ribosome small subunit-dependent GTPase A → MAKPGRATAFAATAAKTLHDGLVVASHGRHCLVETPTGERLICHPRGKKSQAVVGDRVRWQATEDEGTIEEVVPRRNLFYRQDEIRTKSFAANLDHVLILIAAEPEFSEHQLARALIAAEAERITPIIALNKSDLVEPFARAWNKLAPYRRMHHGVLPLSLKASGEADYASLMKLLAGKSTLVLGPSGSGKSTLTNLLVPGATVLTQEISQALNSGKHTTTSTTWYWIDEARTTGLIDSPGFQEFGLNHIAPMQLASLMPDIAEHANDCKFYNCTHLHEPGCGVIANVDSPARPGPISATRYKIYGELFAELSQSRY
- the hisC gene encoding histidinol-phosphate transaminase encodes the protein MATSVPAFWSPRIGALEPYVPGEQPRIANLVKLNTNENPYPASPRAIDAIQQAAASGLERYPDPTSLAVREAVARRHGLQADQVFAGNGSDEVLAHAFFAFFQQAEPLLMPDVSYSFYRVYAQLYGIACELLPVDEGLRIDVDAMAARVSGGCAGLVIANPNAPTGIGLPLARIEQLLAACPGRVVLVDEAYVDFGGESALPLVGKYPNLLVVQTLSKSRSLAGLRVGFACGQAHLIDALVRVKDSFNSYPLDRLATAGTVAALEDEDWFKTTRDKVVDTREGLSLQLEDLGFEVLPSQANFVFARHPKRDAAELAAQLRERAVLVRHFRQPRIAQYLRISIGTREQCGALVQALESILGVQ